In a genomic window of Phaeodactylum tricornutum CCAP 1055/1 chromosome 6, whole genome shotgun sequence:
- a CDS encoding predicted protein yields MGKKSRKVSKQPASAAVRVAATAPATSLAAAAYPLTYPSDGPSEEELNCLQSSSATLQAKLDQLTSLALVDDRSGFVQNFVPLDLSADDANAYLQDLTTAPEAASQWTNLASEIAALAAGKNVHKIEGDQVCKAVFFFTHPLLPSCDREVSFVCTRGEWRAEG; encoded by the coding sequence ATGGGGAAAAAGAGCCGTAAAGTTTCCAAGCAGCCGGCATCAGCAGCAGTGAGGgtagcagcaacagcaccaGCGACGTCTTTGGCCGCCGCTGCCTACCCACTTACGTATCCTTCCGATGGTCCATCTGAAGAAGAGTTGAACTGTCTCCAGTCCTCCTCCGCCACACTCCAAGCAAAACTGGACCAACTCACTTCGCTCGCTTTAGTCGACGACCGTTCCGGTTTTGTTCAGAATTTTGTCCCTCTCGATTTGTCAGCCGACGACGCCAATGCCTACTTGCAGGACTTGACAACGGCCCCCGAAGCTGCCTCTCAGTGGACCAACTTGGCGTCGGAAATTGCCGCGTTGGCCGCTGGGAAAAATGTACACAAGATTGAAGGTGATCAAGTCTGCAAGGCCGTCTTCTTCTTTACCCACCCACTGTTGCCATCCTGTGATCGGGAAGTATCCTTTGTCTGTACCCGTGGCGAATGGCGGGCTGAAGGGTGA
- a CDS encoding predicted protein, with product MQKAIVDPTERELGILTYQSPALTGFTAVLKARYSDFVVHEVGIDGRIAKLESVEPKASNGVVKEEKSRPEEPEIKKRKLNDDGSPNWGELESELREFVGEQGATETIELLQRANPSEEKMFVKLPPCAEKETRRNLHQWIRSRLNFCARADTIDETNSDGNAVTRGLIRIWHKSFERKMPNYGKFERNQQNRMPREKAPSDKQYLQFVLYKENMDTGAAVGQIQQFVQPPGGGRGRGRGGRGSFKHGGPKLRMGYAGMKDKRGITSQYITVPASTSLHALAGLNRPGQGGGHTRNGGVGIIRVGNFEYVANELRLGRLKGNRFDIALRNIELGSETKNIGSSLESAAQALKDNGFINYFGVQRFGKYHDTHLTGIAILKGDYEGAIDIIMSPKPDERPNIAEARAMWKDRFSHNSDRASAEKECAQKLSRQFNRFMHSEMAIVNSLARDPLNYEKAFSCINKTMRMMFIHAVQSYLWNHVVSNRIETFGGKVLEGDLVLADPNSIDGEGIPEILVVSGEDISANKYTLTDVVVPLIGSKTRDPANASADLFDTILLDKGLTREMMVKMEDRDFNSAGDYRKMICRPADVDFQVLEYTDPHQPLLQTDLMMLDGIEIKASLTSEKASATALLAMIIRFTLPPSAYATIALPNIKAN from the exons ATGCAAAAGGCGATAGTCGACCCCACAGAACGAGAGTTAGGTATCTTGACATACCAGTCACCGGCGTTAACGGGATTTACGGCGGTTCTCAAGGCCCGCTATTCCGACTTTGTCGTTCACGAAG TCGGAATCGATGGACGGATTGCGAAGTTGGAATCTGTGGAGCCCAAAGCCAGCAACGGTGTCgtaaaagaagaaaaatccAGGCCGGAAGAACCTGAGATAAAAAAGCGTAAGCTGAACGATGACGGTAGCCCAAATTGGGGCGAACTTGAGTCTGAATTAAGAGAATTTGTTGGCGAGCAGGGGGCCACCGAGACTATTGAACTGCTCCAAAGAGCTAACCCCTCGGAAGAGAAAATGTTTGTCAAACTACCGCCTTGCGCCGAAAAGGAAACCCGTCGGAACTTGCATCAATGGATTCGGTCTCGTCTGAACTTTTGCGCACGGGCCGATACAATCGACGAAACGAATTCGGATGGCAATGCAGTCACTAGAGGGCTTATTCGCATTTGGCACAAATCCTTTGAGAGGAAAATGCCAAACTACGGAAAGTTTGAGCGGAATCAGCAAAACCGAATGCCCCGGGAAAAGGCTCCTTCGGATAAGCAATACCTACAGTTTGTGCTATATAAGGAAAACATGGATACAGGAGCAGCCGTCGGGCAAATTCAGCAATTCGTGCAACCACCAGGAGGTGGTCGGGGCCGCGGTcgaggaggaagaggtaGCTTTAAACATGGTGGTCCTAAGCTACGAATGGGATATGCTGGAATGAAAGACAAACGTGGAATCACGAGTCAATACATCACAGTACCGGCGTCAACATCTCTCCACGCGCTCGCCGGTTTAAATCGCCCCGGGCAAGGGGGCGGCCATACGCGCAACGGAGGTGTCGGTATCATAAGGGTGGGTAACTTTGAGTACGTTGCCAATGAACTGAGATTGGGTCGGTTGAAAGGAAACCGATTTGATATTGCTCTACGAAACATAGAATTAGGGTCCGAAACGAAAAATATTGGatcttctttggaaagtGCTGCCCAAGCGCTAAAGGACAATGGATTTATAAACTACTTTGGTGTGCAGCGATTTGGCAAGTATCACGATACACATTTGACTGGTATCGCCATTTTGAAAGGCGACTATGAAGGTGCGATTGACATCATCATGTCACCGAAGCCTGACGAGAGGCCAAATATTGCCGAGGCACGAGCCATGTGGAAAGATCGGTTCTCTCACAATAGCGATAGGGCAAGTGCCGAAAAAGAATGCGCGCAGAAGTTATCCCGACAGTTCAATAGATTCATGCACAGCGAAATGGCCATTGTGAATAGCCTAGCTCGCGATCCTTTGAACTATGAGAAAGCTTTTTCTTGTATTAACAAAACAATGCGCATGATGTTTATCCATGCGGTGCAAAGCTATTTGTGGAATCACGTCGTCTCAAATCGTATTGAAACGTTTGGGGGCAAAGTGTTGGAAGGAGATTTGGTGCTGGCGGACCCCAACAGTATTGATGGGGAAGGCATTCCTGAAATTTTGGTGGTCTCAGGAGAGGATATTTCCGCAAATAAATACACGCTTACGGACGTTGTGGTACCGCTGATCGGATCAAAAACGCGCGATCCGGCCAACGCGTCAGCGGATCTTTTCGATACAATCCTACTAGACAAGGGACTTACTCGCGAAATGATGGTGAAAATGGAAGACCGTGATTTTAATAGCGCGGGAGACTACCGTAAGATGATCTGTCGTCCTGCGGATGTGGATTTTCAAGTGCTCGAGTACACCGATCCTCATCAGC
- a CDS encoding predicted protein, translating into MKRLRGKRITLLLASVIPLLAVDDVPMWQSTRDSDEEHPADQEKELSCREQTQIDRGTKQFREPLHRPNGDRDSALLRQSLNPDILFEGSEFGQHYNIVVPFRMGYPHKLVGSYVENRYRPPENDTSLTSISTRLRMDVVRDKFVSKDEKSAAEIGVVERSRETIKNEKVSAYIDDSRAGEDLPGPETMHASSGDSKGDKFSEEDGLKRVLVDYASKSAGALILEKSSSWNGISNVLNGDKDKYAIIPCEEPQKSVVIGLSEDILVKQIVLSYYERYSSHIGTFQVMGSPQTMGNWVDLGTYTSPRGNGKHAFDLHEPSWARYLKFRFVSHYGDEHYCTVSQISVHGSTMLQGFHEQWAETVEEQPNDKNERDVDVSGSKIDPTFSATDQENGNDGSVQGTVSTIGQCYTRLDAVCQMDYSFERSAFLFASGRSSTPDFDLLSALSSASFCQLGRQSARTNYSHFVELGRRALTISPKRGRSTKSKFVADLSDQALFHSLTESVVVKHIQSLISRTTGIDIHVERFGVLATVDRTPDRISVDDSNPPATVSSASGVIAGTKLVTSEVEAIERITDEIESQPLLQAIQQMEEKIPFDTAFHASGFSWSKILEQLPSAACLEKLDFADFRSGKKLNLRNGGPGSHGNAQGGGGMEPIFKKFTDEIKALQTSVSIHDQFSKALASCYQQVFLELLVEMDVKRIGEENAEWFIFFLCSISMDVSNYWWCCNDFKATDIAFFPKPHNH; encoded by the exons ATGAAGAGACTGCGGGGGAAGAGAATAACTTTACTGCTTGCCAGTGTGATTCCTTTGCTTGCGGTTGACGATGTTCCAATGTGGCAGTCCACGAGGGACTCCGATGAGGAACATCCTGCTGATCAGGAGAAGGAACTGTCTTGTAGGGAACAAACCCAAATCGACCGTGGAACAAAGCAATTCCGCGAACCGTTGCACAGACCTAACGGCGACCGGGACTCTGCACTGCTGCGGCAGTCACTAAATCCGGATATTTTATTTGAAGGAAGCGAATTCGGTCAACACTACAACATTGTAGTGCCGTTTCGGATGGGATATCCCCATAAACTTGTAGGATCATACGTTGAAAATCGTTACAGGCCACCAGAAAACGATACGTCATTGACCTCTATTAGCACCAGATTGCGAATGGACGTGGTCCGCGATAAATTTGTGtcaaaagacgaaaaaagCGCGGCAGAAATTGGTGTTGTAGAAAGGAGTAGAGAGACAATAAAGAATGAGAAAGTATCCGCATATATCGATGACTCGCGGGCTGGCGAAGATCTCCCAGGACCAGAAACGATGCATGCCTCTTCGGGTGACTCCAAAGGTGATAAATTTTCTGAAGAGGACGGACTGAAACGTGTCTTGGTAGACTATGCCAGCAAATCTGCTGGTGCTTTAATTTTGGAGAAATCGTCGAGTTGGAACGGGATTTCCAACGTCCTGAACGGTGACAAGGACAAGTACGCAATTATTCCCTGTGAAGAGCCCCAAAAGTCCGTCGTCATTGGACTCTCCGAAGACATTCTTGTGAAACAAATAGTACTTTCCTATTATGAACGATACAGTTCGCATATTGGAACCTTTCAAGTGATGGGTTCGCCCCAGACAATGGGTAATTGGGTTGATTTGGGTACATACACATCACCACGAGGGAATGGCAAACACGCATTTGATTTACACGAGCCGTCTTGGGCACGGTATTTGAAGTTTCGATTTGTATCGCATTACGGAGATGAGCATTACTGCACCGTGAGTCAGATCAGCGTCCATGGGAGTACCATGTTGCAAGGTTTTCACGAGCAATGGGCCGAAACGGTTGAAGAGCAgccaaacgacaaaaacgaGAGGGACGTAGACGTATCAGGGTCGAAAATAGATCCTACGTTTTCGGCTACGGATCAAGAAAATGGCAATGACGGCAGCGTCCAAGGGACTGTATCCACTATTGGACAATGCTACACCAGATTGGATGCTGTATGTCAGATGGATTACAGTTTTGAACGGAGTGCATTTTTGTTCGCATCCGGTAGGAGCTCTACACCTGACTTTGATTTATTGAGTGCGCTTTCATCCGCGTCCTTTTGTCAACTTGGCAGGCAATCGGCAAGAACAAATTATTCTCATTTTGTTGAGCTAGGCCGTCGTGCGCTTACCATCTCTCCGAAACGTGGTCGTAGTACCAAGAGTAAATTTGTTGCCGATTTATCCGATCAAGCTTTGTTTCACTCACTTACGGAATCTGTTGTTGTTAAACACATTCAGAGTCTCATCTCTCGAACGACAGGGATAGACATACATGTGGAACGTTTTGGTGTATTGGCAACAGTTGATAGGACACCCGACAGAATTTCTGTCGACGATTCGAATCCCCCTGCAACTGTTTCATCAGCTTCTGGGGTGATCGCCGGCACCAAGCTGGTTACGTCTGAAGTCGAAGCCATTGAGCGTATCACGGATGAGATTGAATCTCAGCCGTTATTGCAAGCCATTCAACAgatggaagaaaagattcCTTTCGATACCGCGTTTCATGCATCTGGATTTTCATGGAGCAAGATATTGGAACAGCTTCCTAGCGCAGCTTGTCTGGAAAAACTCGATTTCGCTGATTTTAGATCCGGCAAAAAATTGAACTTGCGCAATGGGGGGCCGGGGTCGCACGGCAACGCCCAAGGCGGAGGTGGTATGGAGCCAATCTTTAAAAAGTTCACTGACGAGATAAAAGCGCTGCAGACTAGTGTTTCGATTCATGATCAATTTTCCAAGGCACTGGCCTCTTGTTACCAACAAGTATTCCTGGAATTATTGGTGGAAATGGATGTCAAACGCA TTGGAGAGGAAAATGCAGAGTGGTTTATTTTTTTTCTCTGCAGTATCTCAATGGATGTCTCCAATTATTGGTGGTGTTGTAACGATTTCAAAGCTACCGATAtcgctttctttccaaaaccgCACAATCATTGA